In Parus major isolate Abel chromosome 3, Parus_major1.1, whole genome shotgun sequence, the following are encoded in one genomic region:
- the CFAP206 gene encoding cilia- and flagella-associated protein 206 isoform X1, with product MSGELTQSVIKRIIRQVGLECAARGQSLSETLVAFMVKAVVLDPRNDFNMDQILTENDTQDLIQLCVTRLLDTTNPSLSTIKMQVYFDMNYANRDELLSEQERVLEGKLAPVVRAITESGPRTQEEMENVYQKIVTYALLRSGLGSPTDIENVREVTAALQSVFPQTEMIPFISLSKKDKEEQLKDLAMLVKGIRLYNKQCQKGGSSIDDLPDILNEAIPLATRTLDERLNSCQLLAHRYTALLESMQEDPHRVSHLRTFKLKEALFNVRQYEAFLCILQSNVITSAQEVESLDVQFEAAMMVLKNTVQDKTSIEFKEVFPLFMELSKLWTSFQDEMLLLSFFTNMANNLQQFLEIQSQLFPEEMLTSLLEGVTVKSDEERIKETMETRVNVSDFKNQEWLFPETTDNFDQLLIQYHGFCAYSIGVKCITLPGNPAIGILKHKAKYYVFSSKETAYIFAQDPDKFIQLNVEKAKQYAELIQLLELRHQFEYLVPHAQARKASKSSMEPLTKCDSGTQTDTHILPPTIVRSYEWNEWELRRKAIKLANLRRKLTHAMQTDLSHMRRENFTQVYLPKDVGTQTKRDNSTNVPKPQIFLKGLRGGSSPTTHMVTVDLTRPLDET from the exons ATGTCCGGCGAGCTGACCCAAAGTGTCATCAAGAGAATAATTCGCCAAGTCGGCCTGGAGTGCGCTGCCCGGGGACAAAGCCTCTCGGAAACCTTGGTGGCCTTCATG GTGAAAGCTGTTGTTTTAGATCCAAGAAATGACTTTAATATGGATCAAATCCTTACAGAAAATGATACTCAGGACCTTATCCAG CTCTGTGTTACCAGACTGCTTGACACAACAAACCCATCCCTAAGCACAATTAAGATGCAAGTTTACTTTGATATGAACTATGCAAACCGAG ATGAATTACTGAGTGAGCAGGAGCGTGTTCTAGAAGGAAAACTGGCTCCTGTGGTTAGAGCTATCACAGAGAGTGGTCCACGTACGCAAGAAGAAATGGAGAATGTGTATCAAAAGATTGTTACCTATGCGCTGCTGAGATCTGGCCTGGGATCCCCAACAGATATTGAGAATGTCAGGGAGGTAACAG CTGCCTTGCAGAGTGTATTCCCCCAGACAGAGATGATTCCTTTCATCTCACTCAGTAAGAAGGACAAAGAAGAACAACTGAAAGATCTTGCCATGCTAGTCAAAGGAATTCGTTTGTACAACAAGCAGTGCCAGAAAGGAGGAAGCAGCATTGATGACT TGCCAGACATCCTGAACGAAGCCATTCCATTGGCTACACGGACTCTCGATGAACGTCTGAATTCCTGCCAGCTGCTAGCCCACCGCTACACAGCCCTGTTGGAATCCATGCAGGAGGACCCCCACAGAGTCTCCCATCTTAggacttttaaattaaaagaagcaCTATTTAATGTGAGACAGTATGAAGCCTTCCTTTGCATCCTTCAG TCTAATGTAATTACAAGTGCTCAAGAAGTTGAATCGTTGGATGTTCAGTTTGAAGCAGCAATGATGGTATTGAAAAACACAGTGCAGGATAAAACTTCCATAGAGTTCAAAGAAGTTTTT CCTCTGTTTATGGAACTTTCTAAGCTTTGGACCAGCTTTCAGGATGAAATGCTACTGCTAAGCTTCTTCACAAATATGGCTAACAATCTGCAACAATTCTTGGAAATCCAATCACAgctttttccagaggaaatgcTAACATCTCTTCTGGAAGGAGTGACTGTGAAAAGTGATGAGGAAAGGATAAAAGAAACCATGG AAACCAGAGTCAATGTTTCTGATTTCAAGAACCAAGAATGGCTTTTTCCAGAGACTACTGATAACTTTGATCAGTTGCTAATCCAGTACCATGGTTTCTGTGCATATTCAATTGGTGTGAAATGTATCACCCTACCAG gAAATCCTGCTATTGGAATTTTGAAGCACAAGGCGAAATATTATGTTTTCAGTTCAAAAGAAACTGCATACATCTTTGCTCAAGATCCAGATAAGTTCATTCAATTGAAtgtagaaaaagcaaaacaatatgCAGAGCTAATTCAACTGCTTGAGCTCCGTCATCAGTTTGAATACCTTGTTCCACATGCACAG GCCAGAAAGGCAAGCAAAAGTTCAATGGAACCACTCACAAAATGTGACAGTGGTACGCAAACTGATACTCATATCTTGCCTCCAACTATTGTGAGGTCCTATGAATGGAATGAATGGgaactgagaagaaaagctATAAAATTG GCCAACTTGCGCCGCAAGTTAACTCATGCCATGCAGACTGATCTCAGCCACATGAGAAGAGAGAACTTCACCCAAGTGTACTTGCCAAAAGATGTTGGCACCCAGACTAAGCGTGACAACTCAACCAATGTACCCAAACCCCAGATTTTCTTGAAAGGCCTCCGAGGAGGATCATCTCCCACTACTCATATGGTCACAGTAGACTTAACAAGACCGCTGGATGAAACCTAA
- the CFAP206 gene encoding cilia- and flagella-associated protein 206 isoform X3, which produces MDQILTENDTQDLIQLCVTRLLDTTNPSLSTIKMQVYFDMNYANRDELLSEQERVLEGKLAPVVRAITESGPRTQEEMENVYQKIVTYALLRSGLGSPTDIENVREVTAALQSVFPQTEMIPFISLSKKDKEEQLKDLAMLVKGIRLYNKQCQKGGSSIDDLPDILNEAIPLATRTLDERLNSCQLLAHRYTALLESMQEDPHRVSHLRTFKLKEALFNVRQYEAFLCILQSNVITSAQEVESLDVQFEAAMMVLKNTVQDKTSIEFKEVFPLFMELSKLWTSFQDEMLLLSFFTNMANNLQQFLEIQSQLFPEEMLTSLLEGVTVKSDEERIKETMETRVNVSDFKNQEWLFPETTDNFDQLLIQYHGFCAYSIGVKCITLPGNPAIGILKHKAKYYVFSSKETAYIFAQDPDKFIQLNVEKAKQYAELIQLLELRHQFEYLVPHAQARKASKSSMEPLTKCDSGTQTDTHILPPTIVRSYEWNEWELRRKAIKLANLRRKLTHAMQTDLSHMRRENFTQVYLPKDVGTQTKRDNSTNVPKPQIFLKGLRGGSSPTTHMVTVDLTRPLDET; this is translated from the exons ATGGATCAAATCCTTACAGAAAATGATACTCAGGACCTTATCCAG CTCTGTGTTACCAGACTGCTTGACACAACAAACCCATCCCTAAGCACAATTAAGATGCAAGTTTACTTTGATATGAACTATGCAAACCGAG ATGAATTACTGAGTGAGCAGGAGCGTGTTCTAGAAGGAAAACTGGCTCCTGTGGTTAGAGCTATCACAGAGAGTGGTCCACGTACGCAAGAAGAAATGGAGAATGTGTATCAAAAGATTGTTACCTATGCGCTGCTGAGATCTGGCCTGGGATCCCCAACAGATATTGAGAATGTCAGGGAGGTAACAG CTGCCTTGCAGAGTGTATTCCCCCAGACAGAGATGATTCCTTTCATCTCACTCAGTAAGAAGGACAAAGAAGAACAACTGAAAGATCTTGCCATGCTAGTCAAAGGAATTCGTTTGTACAACAAGCAGTGCCAGAAAGGAGGAAGCAGCATTGATGACT TGCCAGACATCCTGAACGAAGCCATTCCATTGGCTACACGGACTCTCGATGAACGTCTGAATTCCTGCCAGCTGCTAGCCCACCGCTACACAGCCCTGTTGGAATCCATGCAGGAGGACCCCCACAGAGTCTCCCATCTTAggacttttaaattaaaagaagcaCTATTTAATGTGAGACAGTATGAAGCCTTCCTTTGCATCCTTCAG TCTAATGTAATTACAAGTGCTCAAGAAGTTGAATCGTTGGATGTTCAGTTTGAAGCAGCAATGATGGTATTGAAAAACACAGTGCAGGATAAAACTTCCATAGAGTTCAAAGAAGTTTTT CCTCTGTTTATGGAACTTTCTAAGCTTTGGACCAGCTTTCAGGATGAAATGCTACTGCTAAGCTTCTTCACAAATATGGCTAACAATCTGCAACAATTCTTGGAAATCCAATCACAgctttttccagaggaaatgcTAACATCTCTTCTGGAAGGAGTGACTGTGAAAAGTGATGAGGAAAGGATAAAAGAAACCATGG AAACCAGAGTCAATGTTTCTGATTTCAAGAACCAAGAATGGCTTTTTCCAGAGACTACTGATAACTTTGATCAGTTGCTAATCCAGTACCATGGTTTCTGTGCATATTCAATTGGTGTGAAATGTATCACCCTACCAG gAAATCCTGCTATTGGAATTTTGAAGCACAAGGCGAAATATTATGTTTTCAGTTCAAAAGAAACTGCATACATCTTTGCTCAAGATCCAGATAAGTTCATTCAATTGAAtgtagaaaaagcaaaacaatatgCAGAGCTAATTCAACTGCTTGAGCTCCGTCATCAGTTTGAATACCTTGTTCCACATGCACAG GCCAGAAAGGCAAGCAAAAGTTCAATGGAACCACTCACAAAATGTGACAGTGGTACGCAAACTGATACTCATATCTTGCCTCCAACTATTGTGAGGTCCTATGAATGGAATGAATGGgaactgagaagaaaagctATAAAATTG GCCAACTTGCGCCGCAAGTTAACTCATGCCATGCAGACTGATCTCAGCCACATGAGAAGAGAGAACTTCACCCAAGTGTACTTGCCAAAAGATGTTGGCACCCAGACTAAGCGTGACAACTCAACCAATGTACCCAAACCCCAGATTTTCTTGAAAGGCCTCCGAGGAGGATCATCTCCCACTACTCATATGGTCACAGTAGACTTAACAAGACCGCTGGATGAAACCTAA
- the CFAP206 gene encoding cilia- and flagella-associated protein 206 isoform X2: protein MSGELTQSVIKRIIRQVGLECAARGQSLSETLVAFMVKAVVLDPRNDFNMDQILTENDTQDLIQLCVTRLLDTTNPSLSTIKMQVYFDMNYANRDELLSEQERVLEGKLAPVVRAITESGPRTQEEMENVYQKIVTYALLRSGLGSPTDIENVREVTAALQSVFPQTEMIPFISLSKKDKEEQLKDLAMLVKGIRLYNKQCQKGGSSIDDLPDILNEAIPLATRTLDERLNSCQLLAHRYTALLESMQEDPHRVSHLRTFKLKEALFNVRQYEAFLCILQSNVITSAQEVESLDVQFEAAMMVLKNTVQDKTSIEFKEVFPLFMELSKLWTSFQDEMLLLSFFTNMANNLQQFLEIQSQLFPEEMLTSLLEGVTVKSDEERIKETMETRVNVSDFKNQEWLFPETTDNFDQLLIQYHGFCAYSIGVKCITLPGNPAIGILKHKAKYYVFSSKETAYIFAQDPDKFIQLNVEKAKQYAELIQLLELRHQFEYLVPHAQANLRRKLTHAMQTDLSHMRRENFTQVYLPKDVGTQTKRDNSTNVPKPQIFLKGLRGGSSPTTHMVTVDLTRPLDET, encoded by the exons ATGTCCGGCGAGCTGACCCAAAGTGTCATCAAGAGAATAATTCGCCAAGTCGGCCTGGAGTGCGCTGCCCGGGGACAAAGCCTCTCGGAAACCTTGGTGGCCTTCATG GTGAAAGCTGTTGTTTTAGATCCAAGAAATGACTTTAATATGGATCAAATCCTTACAGAAAATGATACTCAGGACCTTATCCAG CTCTGTGTTACCAGACTGCTTGACACAACAAACCCATCCCTAAGCACAATTAAGATGCAAGTTTACTTTGATATGAACTATGCAAACCGAG ATGAATTACTGAGTGAGCAGGAGCGTGTTCTAGAAGGAAAACTGGCTCCTGTGGTTAGAGCTATCACAGAGAGTGGTCCACGTACGCAAGAAGAAATGGAGAATGTGTATCAAAAGATTGTTACCTATGCGCTGCTGAGATCTGGCCTGGGATCCCCAACAGATATTGAGAATGTCAGGGAGGTAACAG CTGCCTTGCAGAGTGTATTCCCCCAGACAGAGATGATTCCTTTCATCTCACTCAGTAAGAAGGACAAAGAAGAACAACTGAAAGATCTTGCCATGCTAGTCAAAGGAATTCGTTTGTACAACAAGCAGTGCCAGAAAGGAGGAAGCAGCATTGATGACT TGCCAGACATCCTGAACGAAGCCATTCCATTGGCTACACGGACTCTCGATGAACGTCTGAATTCCTGCCAGCTGCTAGCCCACCGCTACACAGCCCTGTTGGAATCCATGCAGGAGGACCCCCACAGAGTCTCCCATCTTAggacttttaaattaaaagaagcaCTATTTAATGTGAGACAGTATGAAGCCTTCCTTTGCATCCTTCAG TCTAATGTAATTACAAGTGCTCAAGAAGTTGAATCGTTGGATGTTCAGTTTGAAGCAGCAATGATGGTATTGAAAAACACAGTGCAGGATAAAACTTCCATAGAGTTCAAAGAAGTTTTT CCTCTGTTTATGGAACTTTCTAAGCTTTGGACCAGCTTTCAGGATGAAATGCTACTGCTAAGCTTCTTCACAAATATGGCTAACAATCTGCAACAATTCTTGGAAATCCAATCACAgctttttccagaggaaatgcTAACATCTCTTCTGGAAGGAGTGACTGTGAAAAGTGATGAGGAAAGGATAAAAGAAACCATGG AAACCAGAGTCAATGTTTCTGATTTCAAGAACCAAGAATGGCTTTTTCCAGAGACTACTGATAACTTTGATCAGTTGCTAATCCAGTACCATGGTTTCTGTGCATATTCAATTGGTGTGAAATGTATCACCCTACCAG gAAATCCTGCTATTGGAATTTTGAAGCACAAGGCGAAATATTATGTTTTCAGTTCAAAAGAAACTGCATACATCTTTGCTCAAGATCCAGATAAGTTCATTCAATTGAAtgtagaaaaagcaaaacaatatgCAGAGCTAATTCAACTGCTTGAGCTCCGTCATCAGTTTGAATACCTTGTTCCACATGCACAG GCCAACTTGCGCCGCAAGTTAACTCATGCCATGCAGACTGATCTCAGCCACATGAGAAGAGAGAACTTCACCCAAGTGTACTTGCCAAAAGATGTTGGCACCCAGACTAAGCGTGACAACTCAACCAATGTACCCAAACCCCAGATTTTCTTGAAAGGCCTCCGAGGAGGATCATCTCCCACTACTCATATGGTCACAGTAGACTTAACAAGACCGCTGGATGAAACCTAA